In the genome of Limnobaculum zhutongyuii, one region contains:
- the tamB gene encoding autotransporter assembly complex protein TamB: MKWVKRVLIALLLLIVLLCGALAWLLGTQSGLHFVLNQAPRLVSGLQIGKVDGGWRDLTLSKVNYAMPGIEVGVGEFHLSINWGCITNKKICVNAITATDVDVKVNTSQIPSSDVIDEPESEPVTDIQTPYPIALNLLRLNNVNVTVDDIAISLNEFRTAANWQQREVSIQPTTIRQLLVVLPESSEPEPAPTGPQQTTGEMLKQLFAEPLLASLPEVPLPMDFNLPDLIGEDLRLAGSTPIQIDRLELQAASKASHVQIQSLKVNAPEGIAALTGEVTMNNNWPVNLTLNATVNDPSLKGEKVKLVAGGEITGQLTVDLNASGPIGAQLKAETELATAGLPLALTLESKQVRWPLTGKADYKVNDTRLRLTGKATDYALSLRSAVEGTEIPPANVQVDGKGNIQQFNLSRLRLNALQGKAEMNGVVDWSNAISWRSLLTIDGINTAKQWPEWPVSLNGKVSTKGSLNGGSWQIDVPELNLNGQVKQNRLSATGSLKGNDAGQWVIPGINLALGPNTVEVKGDLANKWVLDADINAPKLTGMLPGLSGVAKGTVKLRGNAKAPQLLADVTASGLGWQDMQIAKVTLNSDITSESQVKGVLALAISGLKQGDLNVSQLSLDAEGNESKHHLKLNINGKPVSGQLALSGSFDRASERWKGALSNTRFDTPVGEWKTSQDVALDYRNTQQTISIGSHCWRNPNAELCVPKTIEAGPSGQASIVLSRFDLAMLAPLLDRDTKAKGVFSGNADISWKANGGLPQAKVVLKGDGVAVTQIVNGRPLPVVLDDMKLDANLTGNRAQLNWLMKIANNGSFSGNLQVNDPQNSRGLSGNVKIDAFSLALLKPVLLSSEKADGVLNANLSLSGNAQNPRISGPLVLDQLKLNTQMVPLTVKDGRIALNFNGTSSELTGLIQTEKGSLNLGGNADWRQIDAWRASITAKGDRIRISMPPTVMLDVSPDIVFEATPQLLTLNGSVGVPWARITVEEIPESATGISSDEVMLDNQLKPIETKTASIPINSNLVIHIGNNVSINAFGLKARLQGDLKVAQDKKGLGLNGQVNIPDGSFRAYGQDLVIRKGQILFAGAADQPMLNLEAIRNPDATENDVTAGVRVTGLASEPKVEIFSDPAMSQEQALSYLLRGQGLDSGGGDSDMMTSMLIGIGVAKSGKLVGQIGEAFGVKNLSLDTQGVGDSSSVVVSGYIMPGLQVKYGVGIFDSLATLTLRYRLMPKLYLEAVSGLDQALDLLYQFEF, from the coding sequence ATGAAGTGGGTTAAACGAGTTCTGATTGCTCTGTTATTGTTGATTGTGCTGTTGTGTGGTGCACTGGCCTGGTTGCTGGGAACCCAGAGTGGATTGCATTTTGTGCTTAATCAGGCACCGCGTCTGGTATCCGGATTACAGATTGGCAAAGTTGATGGTGGATGGCGTGATTTAACGCTATCAAAAGTTAACTATGCTATGCCCGGTATTGAGGTTGGTGTTGGTGAGTTTCATCTGTCGATAAATTGGGGCTGCATCACTAACAAGAAGATTTGCGTTAATGCCATTACCGCGACCGACGTTGATGTTAAGGTTAATACCAGTCAGATCCCATCATCCGATGTGATTGATGAGCCGGAAAGTGAACCGGTTACCGATATTCAAACCCCTTACCCGATTGCACTTAACCTACTTCGTTTAAATAACGTCAATGTTACCGTTGATGATATCGCTATTAGTCTGAATGAGTTCCGTACCGCCGCTAACTGGCAGCAGCGTGAAGTGTCCATCCAGCCAACCACTATTCGTCAATTATTGGTGGTGTTACCTGAGTCATCGGAGCCAGAACCCGCACCGACTGGCCCACAGCAAACTACCGGTGAGATGCTGAAACAGCTGTTTGCCGAACCTCTGTTGGCATCATTGCCGGAAGTGCCTTTGCCAATGGATTTCAATCTGCCAGATTTGATTGGTGAGGATCTTCGATTGGCAGGAAGTACGCCAATCCAGATAGATCGTCTGGAGTTACAGGCCGCCAGCAAAGCGTCTCATGTCCAGATTCAGTCATTAAAAGTAAATGCGCCAGAAGGGATTGCCGCTCTGACTGGTGAAGTCACTATGAATAATAACTGGCCGGTGAATCTTACGCTTAATGCTACTGTTAATGACCCTTCTCTGAAGGGAGAGAAGGTTAAGTTGGTGGCGGGTGGTGAAATTACTGGCCAGTTAACTGTCGATCTTAATGCTTCTGGACCGATTGGTGCTCAGCTAAAAGCAGAAACTGAGCTGGCTACTGCAGGATTACCGCTTGCTCTAACGTTGGAAAGTAAGCAGGTTCGCTGGCCACTGACAGGGAAAGCTGATTATAAAGTTAATGATACTCGTCTGCGCCTGACCGGAAAAGCGACCGACTACGCCTTATCTTTACGTTCAGCGGTTGAAGGAACAGAGATTCCTCCAGCCAATGTGCAGGTTGATGGTAAAGGCAATATTCAACAGTTCAATTTATCTCGTTTGCGTTTAAATGCCTTACAGGGCAAAGCAGAGATGAATGGTGTCGTTGACTGGAGTAATGCCATTAGTTGGCGTTCACTGTTAACGATTGATGGTATCAATACTGCAAAACAATGGCCCGAATGGCCTGTAAGCCTCAATGGGAAAGTAAGTACCAAAGGCAGCCTGAATGGCGGAAGCTGGCAGATAGATGTTCCGGAACTTAATCTGAATGGTCAGGTGAAACAAAATCGCCTGAGTGCGACCGGATCGCTAAAAGGCAACGATGCCGGACAGTGGGTGATTCCGGGTATTAATCTGGCTCTGGGCCCTAATACGGTAGAGGTTAAAGGGGATCTGGCTAATAAATGGGTGCTGGATGCCGATATTAATGCACCTAAACTGACGGGAATGCTGCCGGGACTCAGCGGTGTTGCTAAAGGCACAGTGAAACTCAGAGGAAATGCTAAAGCGCCTCAACTGTTAGCTGACGTAACGGCAAGTGGTTTAGGCTGGCAGGATATGCAGATTGCCAAAGTGACCCTGAACAGCGATATCACCTCTGAATCACAGGTCAAAGGGGTTCTGGCGCTGGCAATAAGCGGTTTGAAGCAGGGCGACCTAAATGTTAGCCAACTGAGTCTTGATGCTGAAGGTAATGAAAGCAAACATCACCTTAAGCTGAATATTAACGGTAAACCGGTGTCCGGGCAGTTGGCATTATCCGGTAGTTTTGACCGGGCCAGCGAGCGATGGAAAGGTGCACTGAGTAATACCCGATTTGACACCCCTGTTGGCGAATGGAAAACTTCACAAGATGTTGCGCTGGACTATCGTAACACACAGCAAACCATCAGCATTGGTTCTCACTGTTGGCGTAACCCGAACGCAGAGCTTTGTGTGCCAAAAACTATTGAAGCAGGCCCGAGCGGTCAGGCTTCCATTGTACTTAGCCGTTTTGACTTAGCCATGCTGGCTCCATTGCTGGATAGAGACACCAAAGCTAAAGGCGTATTTAGCGGCAATGCGGATATTAGTTGGAAAGCCAATGGTGGATTACCTCAGGCAAAAGTAGTGCTGAAAGGGGATGGCGTAGCAGTAACTCAAATTGTTAATGGTCGTCCGCTGCCTGTGGTGCTGGATGATATGAAGCTGGACGCTAACCTGACGGGTAATCGTGCCCAGCTTAACTGGCTGATGAAAATAGCCAATAACGGAAGTTTCAGCGGTAATCTTCAGGTGAATGACCCGCAGAACAGCCGAGGCTTATCCGGTAATGTAAAAATTGATGCCTTTTCTCTCGCATTATTGAAGCCAGTATTGCTGAGCAGTGAAAAAGCTGACGGCGTGCTGAATGCTAATTTAAGCCTGTCTGGTAATGCACAAAATCCAAGAATTTCTGGCCCTCTGGTACTTGATCAATTGAAATTGAATACCCAGATGGTTCCTTTGACGGTGAAAGATGGCCGTATTGCCCTGAACTTCAATGGTACCAGTTCTGAATTAACCGGACTTATTCAGACCGAGAAAGGTTCATTGAATCTTGGGGGGAACGCAGACTGGCGTCAAATTGATGCGTGGAGAGCTTCAATTACGGCAAAAGGCGACCGGATTCGCATTTCTATGCCACCAACAGTGATGCTGGATGTTTCTCCTGATATTGTTTTTGAGGCAACACCTCAATTGTTGACGTTAAATGGTTCTGTTGGCGTACCCTGGGCCAGAATCACGGTAGAGGAGATCCCTGAAAGTGCCACGGGTATTTCTTCTGATGAAGTGATGTTGGACAACCAGCTAAAACCGATTGAAACCAAGACAGCATCAATACCGATTAACAGTAATTTAGTTATTCATATCGGCAATAACGTCTCGATTAACGCATTTGGTTTAAAAGCGCGTTTACAGGGTGATTTAAAAGTCGCTCAGGATAAAAAAGGATTGGGCTTAAACGGTCAGGTTAATATTCCGGATGGCTCTTTCCGCGCTTATGGACAGGATTTAGTGATTCGTAAAGGCCAAATTTTGTTTGCCGGAGCTGCCGATCAGCCAATGCTGAATCTGGAGGCCATACGAAATCCGGATGCGACAGAAAATGATGTTACCGCCGGGGTTCGCGTCACCGGGCTTGCCAGTGAACCGAAAGTAGAGATTTTCTCGGATCCGGCAATGTCACAGGAACAAGCGCTATCTTACCTGCTCAGAGGGCAGGGGCTGGACAGCGGTGGTGGTGACAGTGATATGATGACCTCAATGCTGATTGGAATAGGCGTTGCCAAGAGCGGTAAGCTGGTTGGACAGATCGGCGAAGCTTTTGGTGTTAAAAATTTATCACTGGATACGCAGGGTGTTGGCGATAGTTCTTCTGTTGTGGTGAGTGGCTATATTATGCCGGGCTTACAGGTAAAATATGGTGTAGGGATCTTTGACTCACTGGCAACATTAACTTTACGCTATCGACTGATGCCAAAATTGTATCTTGAAGCGGTGTCTGGTCTCGATCAGGCGTTGGATTTGCTCTATCAGTTTGAGTTTTGA
- the tamA gene encoding autotransporter assembly complex protein TamA has protein sequence MLVVSSAKTAGLSLEVKGLSGDLEANVEALLSTIPEEEISDNPRFTRQVEETIRKGLRAKGYYDPEIKFDVVQSGLALKPALTATVTPGEPVRIEQTNVVITGQAKDDEFYIDLLKKDIPAKGTILDHGTYDGFKGSLTGLAIRRGFFDASIERSQLGVAADLHQAFWDIDFNSGDRYRFGKVTFIDSQIRDDYLQNLIPFKEGEYYTSAQLSELNRRLSSTNWFNSVVVSPNFDGVYGDKLLPLEGVLSPRTQNIIELGGGYSTDIGPRVKANWKKPWINDRGHSLETGISLSAPEQSVDFSYKIPLQKSPLEEYYLLQSGYKHEDQNDTKSSSGMFNVARYWDSTSGWQRAVNLRWSLDNFTQGSVTNTTMLLYPGVSINRTRQRGGLMPMWGDSQRYSLDVSETSWGSDVNFAVVQAQNVWIRSLGDKHRFIARGNLGWIETGDFSKVPPSLRFFAGGDRSIRGYKYKSLSPKDDDGKLTGASKLATGSLEYQYNVTGNWWGAAFADGGDAVNKLDDYTFKKGAGVGVRWASPIGPIKLDIAAPIGDSDKHGMQIYIGLGPEL, from the coding sequence ATGCTGGTTGTCTCATCGGCAAAAACGGCGGGACTGAGTCTGGAGGTAAAAGGATTAAGTGGTGATCTGGAGGCAAACGTTGAGGCGTTACTTTCAACGATTCCTGAAGAAGAAATATCTGATAATCCTCGCTTTACCCGTCAGGTAGAAGAAACTATCCGTAAAGGGCTACGGGCTAAAGGCTATTACGATCCTGAAATTAAGTTTGATGTTGTTCAGTCTGGTCTGGCACTAAAACCCGCACTGACTGCTACGGTAACGCCAGGTGAGCCAGTACGTATTGAGCAGACTAATGTAGTTATTACCGGGCAGGCAAAAGATGATGAATTCTATATAGACCTGCTGAAAAAGGATATTCCGGCCAAAGGAACCATTCTTGACCATGGTACTTATGATGGTTTTAAGGGCTCTCTTACCGGACTGGCTATTCGTCGCGGTTTCTTTGATGCCAGCATTGAGCGAAGCCAGTTAGGTGTTGCCGCCGATCTCCACCAGGCATTCTGGGATATCGATTTTAACAGTGGCGATCGTTATCGCTTTGGTAAGGTCACCTTTATTGATTCACAGATTCGCGATGACTACCTGCAGAATCTGATTCCGTTTAAAGAGGGTGAATATTACACCTCTGCCCAGCTTTCAGAACTGAACCGCCGTCTTTCCTCAACCAACTGGTTTAACAGTGTGGTGGTATCTCCTAATTTTGACGGCGTTTATGGTGATAAGTTATTGCCGCTGGAAGGCGTTCTTTCTCCAAGAACTCAAAATATTATTGAGCTTGGTGGCGGTTATTCCACGGATATTGGCCCTCGAGTTAAAGCCAACTGGAAGAAACCGTGGATTAACGATCGTGGCCACAGTCTGGAGACCGGCATTAGCCTGTCAGCTCCGGAGCAAAGCGTTGATTTCAGCTATAAGATCCCATTGCAGAAAAGTCCGTTAGAAGAGTATTACCTGCTGCAATCTGGTTACAAACATGAAGACCAAAATGATACTAAATCCAGCTCTGGAATGTTTAACGTCGCCCGATATTGGGACAGCACCAGCGGTTGGCAGCGAGCGGTAAACCTGCGCTGGAGTCTGGATAACTTTACCCAAGGTTCTGTTACCAATACCACCATGTTGCTCTACCCCGGCGTTAGCATTAACCGAACTCGTCAGCGCGGAGGTTTGATGCCCATGTGGGGCGATAGCCAGCGTTATTCATTAGACGTATCGGAAACCAGCTGGGGCTCAGATGTGAATTTTGCCGTGGTTCAGGCGCAAAACGTTTGGATCCGTTCGTTAGGGGATAAGCATCGCTTTATCGCCAGAGGTAATCTGGGCTGGATAGAAACAGGTGATTTCAGCAAAGTTCCTCCTTCATTACGTTTCTTCGCCGGTGGCGATCGCAGTATTCGGGGTTATAAGTACAAATCGCTCTCTCCAAAAGATGATGATGGCAAATTAACCGGAGCCTCCAAGCTGGCAACCGGATCGCTGGAGTATCAATATAACGTCACGGGTAACTGGTGGGGAGCTGCCTTTGCTGATGGTGGCGACGCCGTTAATAAATTAGATGATTATACCTTTAAGAAAGGGGCAGGTGTTGGTGTTCGCTGGGCGTCGCCGATAGGGCCAATTAAGTTGGATATCGCCGCTCCTATTGGGGATAGCGATAAGCATGGTATGCAGATATATATCGGTTTGGGGCCAGAGCTATGA
- the ppa gene encoding inorganic diphosphatase — MSLNLVPAGKDLPEDIYVVIEIPANADPIKYEVDKETGAIFVDRFMSTAMFYPCNYGYINHTLSLDGDPVDVLVPTPYPLLPGSVIRCRPVGVLKMTDESGEDAKLVAVPHTKLSKEYDHIKDVNDLPELLRAQITHFFEHYKDLEKGKWVKVDGWDNAAAAKAEIMASFERAKK; from the coding sequence ATGAGCCTTAATTTAGTCCCGGCAGGAAAAGACCTTCCGGAAGATATCTATGTTGTTATTGAAATCCCAGCCAATGCCGATCCAATCAAATACGAAGTAGACAAAGAGACTGGTGCTATTTTTGTTGACCGTTTTATGTCAACCGCCATGTTCTACCCGTGCAACTATGGCTACATTAACCACACATTATCTTTGGATGGGGATCCGGTTGACGTTTTAGTCCCAACGCCTTATCCACTGCTGCCAGGCTCTGTTATCCGTTGCCGTCCGGTTGGCGTACTGAAGATGACCGATGAGTCAGGCGAAGACGCGAAGTTAGTTGCCGTTCCTCACACTAAGCTAAGCAAAGAATACGATCACATCAAAGATGTTAACGATTTACCTGAGCTGCTGCGTGCACAAATCACTCACTTCTTTGAACACTATAAAGATTTAGAAAAAGGCAAATGGGTGAAAGTTGACGGTTGGGATAACGCCGCCGCCGCTAAAGCTGAAATCATGGCCTCTTTCGAACGCGCTAAGAAGTAA
- a CDS encoding gamma-glutamylcyclotransferase family protein — protein MRIIVYGSLRRGQGNSHWMTNAQWLGEYRIAGYELYDLGHYPAVIKGEGEIDCEVYRIDSSILAELDELKNDTRDYKRELVQTPYGSAWMYLYLHSVEGLTRIDSGDWVHRKHDE, from the coding sequence ATGCGAATTATTGTTTATGGTAGTTTACGACGGGGTCAGGGTAATAGTCACTGGATGACAAACGCCCAGTGGCTTGGTGAATATCGCATTGCTGGCTATGAGCTGTATGATTTAGGGCACTACCCTGCCGTGATTAAAGGAGAGGGAGAGATCGACTGCGAAGTTTATCGCATTGATTCATCCATTCTGGCTGAGCTTGATGAACTGAAAAACGATACGCGGGACTACAAGCGAGAGCTGGTACAAACGCCTTATGGAAGTGCATGGATGTATCTGTATTTACATTCTGTTGAAGGGTTAACGCGTATTGATAGCGGTGACTGGGTTCACCGTAAACATGATGAGTAA